Proteins co-encoded in one Cervus canadensis isolate Bull #8, Minnesota chromosome 15, ASM1932006v1, whole genome shotgun sequence genomic window:
- the NR4A2 gene encoding nuclear receptor subfamily 4 group A member 2 isoform X3: MNEERHRELLTMPCVQAQYGSSPQGASPASQSYSYHSSGEYSSDFLTPEFVKFSMDLTNTEITATTSLPSFSTFMDNYSTGYDVKPPCLYQMPLSGQQSSIKVEDIQMHNYQQHSHLPPQSEEMMPHSGSVYYKPSSPPTPTTPGFQVQHSPMWDDPGSLHNFHQNYVATTHMIEQRKTPVSRLSLFSFKQSPPGTPVSSCQMRFDGPLHVPMNPEPAGSHHVVDGQTFAVPNPIRKPASMGFPGLQIGHASQLLDTQVPSPPSRGSPSNEGLCAVCGDNAACQHYGVRTCEGCKGFFKRTVQKNAKYVCLANKNCPVDKRRRNRCQYCRFQKCLAVGMVKEVVRTDSLKGRRGRLPSKPKSPQEPSPPSPPFQANPDYQMSGDDTQHIQQFYDLLTGSMEIIRGWAEKIPGFADLPKADQDLLFESAFLELFVLRLAYRSNPVEGKLIFCNGVVLHRLQCVRGFGEWIDSIVEFSSNLQNMNIDISAFSCIAALAMVTERHGLKEPKRVEELQNKIVNCLKDHVTFNNGGLNRPNYLSKLLGKLPELRTLCTQGLQRIFYLKLEDLVPPPAIIDKLFLDTLPF; encoded by the exons CCATGCCTTGTGTTCAGGCGCAGTATGGGTCCTCGCCTCAAGGAGCCAGCCCCGCTTCTCAGAGCTACAGTTACCACTCTTCGGGAGAATACAGCTCCGATTTCTTAACTCCAGAGTTTGTCAAGTTTAGCATGGACCTCACCAACACTGAAATCACTGCCACCACTTCTCTCCCCAGCTTCAGTACCTTTATGGACAACTACAGCACAGGCTACGACGTCAAGCCACCTTGCTTGTACCAAATGCCCCTGTCCGGACAGCAGTCCTCCATTAAGGTAGAAGACATTCAGATGCACAACTACCAGCAACACAGCCACCTGCCCCCCCAGTCCGAGGAGATGATGCCGCACTCCGGGTCGGTTTACTACAAGCCCTCCTCGCCCCCGACGCCCACCACCCCGGGCTTCCAGGTGCAGCACAGCCCCATGTGGGACGACCCAGGCTCCCTCCACAACTTCCACCAGAACTACGTGGCCACCACCCACATGATCGAACAGAGGAAAACGCCGGTCTCCcgcctctccctcttctcctttaagCAGTCGCCCCCCGGCACCCCCGTGTCTAGCTGCCAGATGCGCTTCGACGGGCCCCTGCACGTCCCCATGAACCCGGAGCCGGCGGGCAGCCACCACGTGGTGGACGGGCAGACCTTCGCCGTGCCCAACCCCATCCGAAAGCCCgcgtccatgggcttccctggcctgCAGATCGGCCACGCGTCGCAGCTGCTCGACACGCAGGTGCCCTCCCCGCCGTCGCGGGGCTCCCCCTCCAACGAAGGGCTGTGCGCTGTGTGCGGCGACAACGCGGCCTGCCAGCACTACGGTGTGCGCACCTGTGAGGGCTGCAAAGGGTTCTTTAAG CGCACGGTGCAAAAAAACGCGAAATACGTGtgtttagcaaataaaaactgCCCAGTGGACAAGCGGCGCAGGAATCGCTGTCAGTACTGCCGGTTTCAGAAGTGCCTGGCTGTTGGGATGGTCAAAGAAG TGGTTCGCACCGACAGTTTAAAAGGCCGGAGAGGTCGTTTACCTTCCAAACCGAAGAGCCCACAGGAGCCCTCTCCCCCTTCGCCCCCG TTCCAGGCGAACCCTGACTATCAGATGAGTGGAGATGACACCCAGCATATCCAGCAATTCTATGATCTCCTGACTGGCTCCATGGAGATCATCAGGGGCTGGGCGGAGAAGATCCCGGGCTTCGCTGACCTGCCCAAAGCCGACCAGGACCTGCTTTTCGAATCGGCTTTCTTAGAACTATTTGTGCTGAGATTAGCCTACAG GTCCAACCCAGTGGAGGGTAAACTCATCTTTTGCAATGGGGTGGTCTTGCACAGGTTGCAATGTGTTCGTGGCTTTGGGGAATGGATTGATTCCATTGTTGAATTCTCCTCCAACTTGCAGAATATGAACATCGACATTTCTgccttctcctgcattgctgccCTGGCTATGGTCACAG AGAGACACGGTCTCAAGGAACCCAAGAGAGTGGAGGAGCTGCAAAACAAGATTGTAAATTGTCTCAAAGACCATGTGACTTTCAATAATGGGGGCTTGAACCGCCCCAACTATTTATCCAAACTGTTGGGGAAGCTCCCAGAACTCCGTACACTTTGCACACAGGGGCTACAGCGCATTTTCTACCTGAAACTGGAAGATTTGGTACCACCACCAGCAATAATTGACAAACTTTTCCTGGACACTTTACCTTTCTAA
- the NR4A2 gene encoding nuclear receptor subfamily 4 group A member 2 isoform X2, with protein MPCVQAQYGSSPQGASPASQSYSYHSSGEYSSDFLTPEFVKFSMDLTNTEITATTSLPSFSTFMDNYSTGYDVKPPCLYQMPLSGQQSSIKVEDIQMHNYQQHSHLPPQSEEMMPHSGSVYYKPSSPPTPTTPGFQVQHSPMWDDPGSLHNFHQNYVATTHMIEQRKTPVSRLSLFSFKQSPPGTPVSSCQMRFDGPLHVPMNPEPAGSHHVVDGQTFAVPNPIRKPASMGFPGLQIGHASQLLDTQVPSPPSRGSPSNEGLCAVCGDNAACQHYGVRTCEGCKGFFKRTVQKNAKYVCLANKNCPVDKRRRNRCQYCRFQKCLAVGMVKEVVRTDSLKGRRGRLPSKPKSPQEPSPPSPPVSLISALVRAHVDSNPAMTSLDYSRFQANPDYQMSGDDTQHIQQFYDLLTGSMEIIRGWAEKIPGFADLPKADQDLLFESAFLELFVLRLAYRSNPVEGKLIFCNGVVLHRLQCVRGFGEWIDSIVEFSSNLQNMNIDISAFSCIAALAMVTERHGLKEPKRVEELQNKIVNCLKDHVTFNNGGLNRPNYLSKLLGKLPELRTLCTQGLQRIFYLKLEDLVPPPAIIDKLFLDTLPF; from the exons ATGCCTTGTGTTCAGGCGCAGTATGGGTCCTCGCCTCAAGGAGCCAGCCCCGCTTCTCAGAGCTACAGTTACCACTCTTCGGGAGAATACAGCTCCGATTTCTTAACTCCAGAGTTTGTCAAGTTTAGCATGGACCTCACCAACACTGAAATCACTGCCACCACTTCTCTCCCCAGCTTCAGTACCTTTATGGACAACTACAGCACAGGCTACGACGTCAAGCCACCTTGCTTGTACCAAATGCCCCTGTCCGGACAGCAGTCCTCCATTAAGGTAGAAGACATTCAGATGCACAACTACCAGCAACACAGCCACCTGCCCCCCCAGTCCGAGGAGATGATGCCGCACTCCGGGTCGGTTTACTACAAGCCCTCCTCGCCCCCGACGCCCACCACCCCGGGCTTCCAGGTGCAGCACAGCCCCATGTGGGACGACCCAGGCTCCCTCCACAACTTCCACCAGAACTACGTGGCCACCACCCACATGATCGAACAGAGGAAAACGCCGGTCTCCcgcctctccctcttctcctttaagCAGTCGCCCCCCGGCACCCCCGTGTCTAGCTGCCAGATGCGCTTCGACGGGCCCCTGCACGTCCCCATGAACCCGGAGCCGGCGGGCAGCCACCACGTGGTGGACGGGCAGACCTTCGCCGTGCCCAACCCCATCCGAAAGCCCgcgtccatgggcttccctggcctgCAGATCGGCCACGCGTCGCAGCTGCTCGACACGCAGGTGCCCTCCCCGCCGTCGCGGGGCTCCCCCTCCAACGAAGGGCTGTGCGCTGTGTGCGGCGACAACGCGGCCTGCCAGCACTACGGTGTGCGCACCTGTGAGGGCTGCAAAGGGTTCTTTAAG CGCACGGTGCAAAAAAACGCGAAATACGTGtgtttagcaaataaaaactgCCCAGTGGACAAGCGGCGCAGGAATCGCTGTCAGTACTGCCGGTTTCAGAAGTGCCTGGCTGTTGGGATGGTCAAAGAAG TGGTTCGCACCGACAGTTTAAAAGGCCGGAGAGGTCGTTTACCTTCCAAACCGAAGAGCCCACAGGAGCCCTCTCCCCCTTCGCCCCCGGTGAGTCTGATCAGTGCCCTCGTCAGGGCCCATGTCGACTCCAACCCGGCTATGACCAGCCTGGACTATTCCAGG TTCCAGGCGAACCCTGACTATCAGATGAGTGGAGATGACACCCAGCATATCCAGCAATTCTATGATCTCCTGACTGGCTCCATGGAGATCATCAGGGGCTGGGCGGAGAAGATCCCGGGCTTCGCTGACCTGCCCAAAGCCGACCAGGACCTGCTTTTCGAATCGGCTTTCTTAGAACTATTTGTGCTGAGATTAGCCTACAG GTCCAACCCAGTGGAGGGTAAACTCATCTTTTGCAATGGGGTGGTCTTGCACAGGTTGCAATGTGTTCGTGGCTTTGGGGAATGGATTGATTCCATTGTTGAATTCTCCTCCAACTTGCAGAATATGAACATCGACATTTCTgccttctcctgcattgctgccCTGGCTATGGTCACAG AGAGACACGGTCTCAAGGAACCCAAGAGAGTGGAGGAGCTGCAAAACAAGATTGTAAATTGTCTCAAAGACCATGTGACTTTCAATAATGGGGGCTTGAACCGCCCCAACTATTTATCCAAACTGTTGGGGAAGCTCCCAGAACTCCGTACACTTTGCACACAGGGGCTACAGCGCATTTTCTACCTGAAACTGGAAGATTTGGTACCACCACCAGCAATAATTGACAAACTTTTCCTGGACACTTTACCTTTCTAA
- the NR4A2 gene encoding nuclear receptor subfamily 4 group A member 2 isoform X1, whose amino-acid sequence MNEERHRELLTMPCVQAQYGSSPQGASPASQSYSYHSSGEYSSDFLTPEFVKFSMDLTNTEITATTSLPSFSTFMDNYSTGYDVKPPCLYQMPLSGQQSSIKVEDIQMHNYQQHSHLPPQSEEMMPHSGSVYYKPSSPPTPTTPGFQVQHSPMWDDPGSLHNFHQNYVATTHMIEQRKTPVSRLSLFSFKQSPPGTPVSSCQMRFDGPLHVPMNPEPAGSHHVVDGQTFAVPNPIRKPASMGFPGLQIGHASQLLDTQVPSPPSRGSPSNEGLCAVCGDNAACQHYGVRTCEGCKGFFKRTVQKNAKYVCLANKNCPVDKRRRNRCQYCRFQKCLAVGMVKEVVRTDSLKGRRGRLPSKPKSPQEPSPPSPPVSLISALVRAHVDSNPAMTSLDYSRFQANPDYQMSGDDTQHIQQFYDLLTGSMEIIRGWAEKIPGFADLPKADQDLLFESAFLELFVLRLAYRSNPVEGKLIFCNGVVLHRLQCVRGFGEWIDSIVEFSSNLQNMNIDISAFSCIAALAMVTERHGLKEPKRVEELQNKIVNCLKDHVTFNNGGLNRPNYLSKLLGKLPELRTLCTQGLQRIFYLKLEDLVPPPAIIDKLFLDTLPF is encoded by the exons CCATGCCTTGTGTTCAGGCGCAGTATGGGTCCTCGCCTCAAGGAGCCAGCCCCGCTTCTCAGAGCTACAGTTACCACTCTTCGGGAGAATACAGCTCCGATTTCTTAACTCCAGAGTTTGTCAAGTTTAGCATGGACCTCACCAACACTGAAATCACTGCCACCACTTCTCTCCCCAGCTTCAGTACCTTTATGGACAACTACAGCACAGGCTACGACGTCAAGCCACCTTGCTTGTACCAAATGCCCCTGTCCGGACAGCAGTCCTCCATTAAGGTAGAAGACATTCAGATGCACAACTACCAGCAACACAGCCACCTGCCCCCCCAGTCCGAGGAGATGATGCCGCACTCCGGGTCGGTTTACTACAAGCCCTCCTCGCCCCCGACGCCCACCACCCCGGGCTTCCAGGTGCAGCACAGCCCCATGTGGGACGACCCAGGCTCCCTCCACAACTTCCACCAGAACTACGTGGCCACCACCCACATGATCGAACAGAGGAAAACGCCGGTCTCCcgcctctccctcttctcctttaagCAGTCGCCCCCCGGCACCCCCGTGTCTAGCTGCCAGATGCGCTTCGACGGGCCCCTGCACGTCCCCATGAACCCGGAGCCGGCGGGCAGCCACCACGTGGTGGACGGGCAGACCTTCGCCGTGCCCAACCCCATCCGAAAGCCCgcgtccatgggcttccctggcctgCAGATCGGCCACGCGTCGCAGCTGCTCGACACGCAGGTGCCCTCCCCGCCGTCGCGGGGCTCCCCCTCCAACGAAGGGCTGTGCGCTGTGTGCGGCGACAACGCGGCCTGCCAGCACTACGGTGTGCGCACCTGTGAGGGCTGCAAAGGGTTCTTTAAG CGCACGGTGCAAAAAAACGCGAAATACGTGtgtttagcaaataaaaactgCCCAGTGGACAAGCGGCGCAGGAATCGCTGTCAGTACTGCCGGTTTCAGAAGTGCCTGGCTGTTGGGATGGTCAAAGAAG TGGTTCGCACCGACAGTTTAAAAGGCCGGAGAGGTCGTTTACCTTCCAAACCGAAGAGCCCACAGGAGCCCTCTCCCCCTTCGCCCCCGGTGAGTCTGATCAGTGCCCTCGTCAGGGCCCATGTCGACTCCAACCCGGCTATGACCAGCCTGGACTATTCCAGG TTCCAGGCGAACCCTGACTATCAGATGAGTGGAGATGACACCCAGCATATCCAGCAATTCTATGATCTCCTGACTGGCTCCATGGAGATCATCAGGGGCTGGGCGGAGAAGATCCCGGGCTTCGCTGACCTGCCCAAAGCCGACCAGGACCTGCTTTTCGAATCGGCTTTCTTAGAACTATTTGTGCTGAGATTAGCCTACAG GTCCAACCCAGTGGAGGGTAAACTCATCTTTTGCAATGGGGTGGTCTTGCACAGGTTGCAATGTGTTCGTGGCTTTGGGGAATGGATTGATTCCATTGTTGAATTCTCCTCCAACTTGCAGAATATGAACATCGACATTTCTgccttctcctgcattgctgccCTGGCTATGGTCACAG AGAGACACGGTCTCAAGGAACCCAAGAGAGTGGAGGAGCTGCAAAACAAGATTGTAAATTGTCTCAAAGACCATGTGACTTTCAATAATGGGGGCTTGAACCGCCCCAACTATTTATCCAAACTGTTGGGGAAGCTCCCAGAACTCCGTACACTTTGCACACAGGGGCTACAGCGCATTTTCTACCTGAAACTGGAAGATTTGGTACCACCACCAGCAATAATTGACAAACTTTTCCTGGACACTTTACCTTTCTAA
- the NR4A2 gene encoding nuclear receptor subfamily 4 group A member 2 isoform X4, with the protein MDNYSTGYDVKPPCLYQMPLSGQQSSIKVEDIQMHNYQQHSHLPPQSEEMMPHSGSVYYKPSSPPTPTTPGFQVQHSPMWDDPGSLHNFHQNYVATTHMIEQRKTPVSRLSLFSFKQSPPGTPVSSCQMRFDGPLHVPMNPEPAGSHHVVDGQTFAVPNPIRKPASMGFPGLQIGHASQLLDTQVPSPPSRGSPSNEGLCAVCGDNAACQHYGVRTCEGCKGFFKRTVQKNAKYVCLANKNCPVDKRRRNRCQYCRFQKCLAVGMVKEVVRTDSLKGRRGRLPSKPKSPQEPSPPSPPVSLISALVRAHVDSNPAMTSLDYSRFQANPDYQMSGDDTQHIQQFYDLLTGSMEIIRGWAEKIPGFADLPKADQDLLFESAFLELFVLRLAYRSNPVEGKLIFCNGVVLHRLQCVRGFGEWIDSIVEFSSNLQNMNIDISAFSCIAALAMVTERHGLKEPKRVEELQNKIVNCLKDHVTFNNGGLNRPNYLSKLLGKLPELRTLCTQGLQRIFYLKLEDLVPPPAIIDKLFLDTLPF; encoded by the exons ATGGACAACTACAGCACAGGCTACGACGTCAAGCCACCTTGCTTGTACCAAATGCCCCTGTCCGGACAGCAGTCCTCCATTAAGGTAGAAGACATTCAGATGCACAACTACCAGCAACACAGCCACCTGCCCCCCCAGTCCGAGGAGATGATGCCGCACTCCGGGTCGGTTTACTACAAGCCCTCCTCGCCCCCGACGCCCACCACCCCGGGCTTCCAGGTGCAGCACAGCCCCATGTGGGACGACCCAGGCTCCCTCCACAACTTCCACCAGAACTACGTGGCCACCACCCACATGATCGAACAGAGGAAAACGCCGGTCTCCcgcctctccctcttctcctttaagCAGTCGCCCCCCGGCACCCCCGTGTCTAGCTGCCAGATGCGCTTCGACGGGCCCCTGCACGTCCCCATGAACCCGGAGCCGGCGGGCAGCCACCACGTGGTGGACGGGCAGACCTTCGCCGTGCCCAACCCCATCCGAAAGCCCgcgtccatgggcttccctggcctgCAGATCGGCCACGCGTCGCAGCTGCTCGACACGCAGGTGCCCTCCCCGCCGTCGCGGGGCTCCCCCTCCAACGAAGGGCTGTGCGCTGTGTGCGGCGACAACGCGGCCTGCCAGCACTACGGTGTGCGCACCTGTGAGGGCTGCAAAGGGTTCTTTAAG CGCACGGTGCAAAAAAACGCGAAATACGTGtgtttagcaaataaaaactgCCCAGTGGACAAGCGGCGCAGGAATCGCTGTCAGTACTGCCGGTTTCAGAAGTGCCTGGCTGTTGGGATGGTCAAAGAAG TGGTTCGCACCGACAGTTTAAAAGGCCGGAGAGGTCGTTTACCTTCCAAACCGAAGAGCCCACAGGAGCCCTCTCCCCCTTCGCCCCCGGTGAGTCTGATCAGTGCCCTCGTCAGGGCCCATGTCGACTCCAACCCGGCTATGACCAGCCTGGACTATTCCAGG TTCCAGGCGAACCCTGACTATCAGATGAGTGGAGATGACACCCAGCATATCCAGCAATTCTATGATCTCCTGACTGGCTCCATGGAGATCATCAGGGGCTGGGCGGAGAAGATCCCGGGCTTCGCTGACCTGCCCAAAGCCGACCAGGACCTGCTTTTCGAATCGGCTTTCTTAGAACTATTTGTGCTGAGATTAGCCTACAG GTCCAACCCAGTGGAGGGTAAACTCATCTTTTGCAATGGGGTGGTCTTGCACAGGTTGCAATGTGTTCGTGGCTTTGGGGAATGGATTGATTCCATTGTTGAATTCTCCTCCAACTTGCAGAATATGAACATCGACATTTCTgccttctcctgcattgctgccCTGGCTATGGTCACAG AGAGACACGGTCTCAAGGAACCCAAGAGAGTGGAGGAGCTGCAAAACAAGATTGTAAATTGTCTCAAAGACCATGTGACTTTCAATAATGGGGGCTTGAACCGCCCCAACTATTTATCCAAACTGTTGGGGAAGCTCCCAGAACTCCGTACACTTTGCACACAGGGGCTACAGCGCATTTTCTACCTGAAACTGGAAGATTTGGTACCACCACCAGCAATAATTGACAAACTTTTCCTGGACACTTTACCTTTCTAA
- the NR4A2 gene encoding nuclear receptor subfamily 4 group A member 2 isoform X5, with product MNEERHRELLTMPCVQAQYGSSPQGASPASQSYSYHSSGEYSSDFLTPEFVKFSMDLTNTEITATTSLPSFSTFMDNYSTGYDVKPPCLYQMPLSGQQSSIKVEDIQMHNYQQHSHLPPQSEEMMPHSGSVYYKPSSPPTPTTPGFQVQHSPMWDDPGSLHNFHQNYVATTHMIEQRKTPVSRLSLFSFKQSPPGTPVSSCQMRFDGPLHVPMNPEPAGSHHVVDGQTFAVPNPIRKPASMGFPGLQIGHASQLLDTQVPSPPSRGSPSNEGLCAVCGDNAACQHYGVRTCEGCKGFFKRTVQKNAKYVCLANKNCPVDKRRRNRCQYCRFQKCLAVGMVKEVVRTDSLKGRRGRLPSKPKSPQEPSPPSPPVSLISALVRAHVDSNPAMTSLDYSRFQANPDYQMSGDDTQHIQQFYDLLTGSMEIIRGWAEKIPGFADLPKADQDLLFESAFLELFVLRLAYRSNPVEEYEHRHFCLLLHCCPGYGHRETRSQGTQESGGAAKQDCKLSQRPCDFQ from the exons CCATGCCTTGTGTTCAGGCGCAGTATGGGTCCTCGCCTCAAGGAGCCAGCCCCGCTTCTCAGAGCTACAGTTACCACTCTTCGGGAGAATACAGCTCCGATTTCTTAACTCCAGAGTTTGTCAAGTTTAGCATGGACCTCACCAACACTGAAATCACTGCCACCACTTCTCTCCCCAGCTTCAGTACCTTTATGGACAACTACAGCACAGGCTACGACGTCAAGCCACCTTGCTTGTACCAAATGCCCCTGTCCGGACAGCAGTCCTCCATTAAGGTAGAAGACATTCAGATGCACAACTACCAGCAACACAGCCACCTGCCCCCCCAGTCCGAGGAGATGATGCCGCACTCCGGGTCGGTTTACTACAAGCCCTCCTCGCCCCCGACGCCCACCACCCCGGGCTTCCAGGTGCAGCACAGCCCCATGTGGGACGACCCAGGCTCCCTCCACAACTTCCACCAGAACTACGTGGCCACCACCCACATGATCGAACAGAGGAAAACGCCGGTCTCCcgcctctccctcttctcctttaagCAGTCGCCCCCCGGCACCCCCGTGTCTAGCTGCCAGATGCGCTTCGACGGGCCCCTGCACGTCCCCATGAACCCGGAGCCGGCGGGCAGCCACCACGTGGTGGACGGGCAGACCTTCGCCGTGCCCAACCCCATCCGAAAGCCCgcgtccatgggcttccctggcctgCAGATCGGCCACGCGTCGCAGCTGCTCGACACGCAGGTGCCCTCCCCGCCGTCGCGGGGCTCCCCCTCCAACGAAGGGCTGTGCGCTGTGTGCGGCGACAACGCGGCCTGCCAGCACTACGGTGTGCGCACCTGTGAGGGCTGCAAAGGGTTCTTTAAG CGCACGGTGCAAAAAAACGCGAAATACGTGtgtttagcaaataaaaactgCCCAGTGGACAAGCGGCGCAGGAATCGCTGTCAGTACTGCCGGTTTCAGAAGTGCCTGGCTGTTGGGATGGTCAAAGAAG TGGTTCGCACCGACAGTTTAAAAGGCCGGAGAGGTCGTTTACCTTCCAAACCGAAGAGCCCACAGGAGCCCTCTCCCCCTTCGCCCCCGGTGAGTCTGATCAGTGCCCTCGTCAGGGCCCATGTCGACTCCAACCCGGCTATGACCAGCCTGGACTATTCCAGG TTCCAGGCGAACCCTGACTATCAGATGAGTGGAGATGACACCCAGCATATCCAGCAATTCTATGATCTCCTGACTGGCTCCATGGAGATCATCAGGGGCTGGGCGGAGAAGATCCCGGGCTTCGCTGACCTGCCCAAAGCCGACCAGGACCTGCTTTTCGAATCGGCTTTCTTAGAACTATTTGTGCTGAGATTAGCCTACAG GTCCAACCCAGTGGAGG AATATGAACATCGACATTTCTgccttctcctgcattgctgccCTGGCTATGGTCACAG AGAGACACGGTCTCAAGGAACCCAAGAGAGTGGAGGAGCTGCAAAACAAGATTGTAAATTGTCTCAAAGACCATGTGACTTTCAATAA